The DNA segment GGCGTGCGCTGATGGAAGTGGTGAGGACCGGGCGGCCGACCCAGGCCGACGAGGTGCTGCTGCGCAACCTTCCCACCCGGCTGAAGGTGCGCCTGTTCACGGAGCTGATTCCCAGCATCTCCGGCCAGGGGCGCGCGCAGCTGGGCGCCCTGGCGCGCGAGATCGGGCTGGTGCCCGTGGCCGAGCGGCTGGCGCGCTCCCGCTCGTGGCGCGACCGCCTGCTGGGGGTGCGCCTGCTGGCCACCATCGGCGGCGGGCAGGACATCGTTCCCGCCTTGCTGGACGACGGCCACTCCGGCGTGCGCGCCGAGGCGGTGGAGTGGGCCGGCGCGCATCCTACGCCCAAGATCATCGAGCGGCTGGTGGGGCTGCTTCCCGACACCGACTGCTACGGCCGCTTTGTGGTGCGCGACACCCTGCTGCGGCTGGGCGCCGCCACCATCGAGCCGCTGGTGCGCTACCTGGAAACCCACGACGGCGCGGCGGCCGAGCCGGCGCTGGACGTGGCCGCCGGCATCGCCCACCCCGCCTTCAGCGCCGTGGCGCTGCGGCTGTGCCACGACCCCGACGCGCCCGTGCGCGCCCGCGCCGCCGCGCTGGCCGGCGCCATCGGCGGCGAGGAAGCCGTGGGCGTGCTGCAGCGCATGGTGCACGACGACGACGCGGGGGTGCGCGCCGCCGCCGCCGCCGCCCTCGGCCGGCTGGGGCACTGGCCCAGCGCCGCGGTGATCGCCCCGCTCCTGCGCGACCGCGCCTGGATCGTCCGCAGCCAGGGGGCGCTGGCGCTCCGTGGCCTGGGAAGCCCGGGCCACCTGTACCTGCGCCGGGGGCTGACGGACGAAGACCCCTTCGCGGCCGACATCTCCCGCCAGGTGCTGGACCTCCCGGAATCGTCGGCCGAGCGGGAGCGCTGGTGATGAACGTCGGCGAGTACGTTCAGCTCGTCCTGGTGCGGCTGGAGACGGCGATCCTCGTCTACTTCCTGCTGGTGAACGGGTGGTACCTGCTGCTGCTGCTCAGCGCGGGGTACGAGATGCGGGAGTACGTGCTGCTGGCGCGCGGCCGCGCCCGCTGGCGGCTGATGGGCTCGCGCGCCGCCCCCAGCATCTCCATGCTGGCCCCCGCCTACAACGAGGCCGCCACCATCTCCGAGAGCGTGCGGGGGCTGCTGGCGCTGTACTATCCCAACCTCGAGGTGGTGGTCGTCAACGACGGGTCCAAGGACGAAACCGTCCAGGTGCTGATGGACACCTTCGACCTGGCGCCCATCCATCCCATCTACCAGAAGCGCATCCGCTCCAAGGACATCGTGGGCCTGTACCGCTCGCGCCTTCACCCCAACCTGGTGGTGGTCGACAAGGTGAACGGGGGCAAGGCCGACGCGCTGAACGCCGGCTTGAACCTGGCCACCGGCGACCTGGTGTGCGCCATCGACGCCGACACGCTGATCGAGGCCGATTCGCTGCAACGGATGGTGGGCCCCTTCCTGCACCGCAACGACGTCGTCGCCGCCGGGGGCACCATCCGTATCGCCAACGGGTCCATCGTCGAGAACGGGCGGGTGACCCAGGCGCGGGCCCCGCGCGCCCTGATCCCCGGCTGCCAGGTGGTGGAGTACCTGCGCGCCTTTCTCTTCGGGCGCCTGGGATGGAACCGGCTGGGCGGAAACCTGATCATCTCCGGCGCGTTCGGCCTGTTCGACCGGCAGGCGATGATGAACGCGGGCGGCTACGAGCACGACACCGTGGGCGAGGACATGGAGATCGCCCTGCGGCTGCGGCGCACCGGCTACGAGACCAAGGGCCCGCACCAGATCGCCTTCGTCCCCGATCCCGTGGCCTGGACGGAGGCGCCCGAGTCCCGCCGCGTGCTGGGCCGGCAGCGCGACCGCTGGCACCGTGGCCTGGCCGACGTGCTGTGGCGGCACCGGGGCGTGATGTTCAACCCGAAGTACGGGACGATGGGGATGGTGGTGTACCCCTACTTCGTCATCGTGGAATTGATGGCGCCGGTGGTGGAGTTCATCGGGCTGCTGGGGCTGGTGCTGGGGCTGATGATCGGGGCCATCAACCTGCCGTTCGCCATCCTCTTCTTTTTGGTGGCCTACGGCCTGGGCGCCGTGATGACGCTGATGACGCTGGTGA comes from the Longimicrobium sp. genome and includes:
- a CDS encoding HEAT repeat domain-containing protein, whose product is MDAQYLVERVLVAEIVAFVLALLALFGYAMRTGARERRFAVPLARGRRALMEVVRTGRPTQADEVLLRNLPTRLKVRLFTELIPSISGQGRAQLGALAREIGLVPVAERLARSRSWRDRLLGVRLLATIGGGQDIVPALLDDGHSGVRAEAVEWAGAHPTPKIIERLVGLLPDTDCYGRFVVRDTLLRLGAATIEPLVRYLETHDGAAAEPALDVAAGIAHPAFSAVALRLCHDPDAPVRARAAALAGAIGGEEAVGVLQRMVHDDDAGVRAAAAAALGRLGHWPSAAVIAPLLRDRAWIVRSQGALALRGLGSPGHLYLRRGLTDEDPFAADISRQVLDLPESSAERERW
- a CDS encoding glycosyltransferase, with translation MNVGEYVQLVLVRLETAILVYFLLVNGWYLLLLLSAGYEMREYVLLARGRARWRLMGSRAAPSISMLAPAYNEAATISESVRGLLALYYPNLEVVVVNDGSKDETVQVLMDTFDLAPIHPIYQKRIRSKDIVGLYRSRLHPNLVVVDKVNGGKADALNAGLNLATGDLVCAIDADTLIEADSLQRMVGPFLHRNDVVAAGGTIRIANGSIVENGRVTQARAPRALIPGCQVVEYLRAFLFGRLGWNRLGGNLIISGAFGLFDRQAMMNAGGYEHDTVGEDMEIALRLRRTGYETKGPHQIAFVPDPVAWTEAPESRRVLGRQRDRWHRGLADVLWRHRGVMFNPKYGTMGMVVYPYFVIVELMAPVVEFIGLLGLVLGLMIGAINLPFAILFFLVAYGLGAVMTLMTLVMEEMSFQRYDTFADRTLLVLWALVENVGYRQLTVFWRLQGIWKYLRGSKSWGAMERKGFAPAVKK